One genomic window of Cololabis saira isolate AMF1-May2022 chromosome 3, fColSai1.1, whole genome shotgun sequence includes the following:
- the smg5 gene encoding nonsense-mediated mRNA decay factor SMG5 has translation MSGPSQDSEPEAKVLLIKRLYRAVVESVHKLDVIIGSKSSYREVFKPENISLRNKLRELCVKLMFLHPVDYGRKAEELLWRKVYYEVIQVIKTNKKHIHSRSALECAYRTHLIAGVGFYQHLLLYIQSHYQLELQDCIDWTHVTDPLIGRKKPVSATPKEMEWAQMACHRCLVYLGDLARYQNELAGVEAEQLAERFYHQALSVMPHVGMPFNQLGTLAGSKFYNVEATYYYLRCIQSDAPFDGAYGNLKRLFDKAAKMYHQVKKQEMKKLSPSRQRSKDIKRLLVSFMYLQSLLQPKNSLMEMELTSLCQSVLEDFNLVLFYLPPPTHGGAHPGPSEEDEEQHQHPQHSDSSCTVLPDNLIFKMVVTCLMVVHSLKRGGSKQYSASIAFTLALFSHLVNHVNIRLQAELEEGESQVPPLHTDAADDLEMKDPSAQPTDIPEERPLQNGSLEQDDEDKGVDGCVRLAGKKQSNEEERSKAEEEKQRQKKKFTRLSRLRRRRCARKDGGGEDDSDLSEGFESEEDEDNDEERRSRADSAVETETTTPTTTTLNPSSVKKEAKREAVGEEGSWGSGSEEEGGTAFDVETDSDMNSQESRSDLEDIEDTDNAEASEAPAREQPEEEEEEEEEQAKEEEVREEEPPPAANGPLLPADSSISSNLQAMSSQLFQAKRCFRLAPTFSNMLLKPPASPSPGTPTPTETSAPPSQETPPPPGESPRDITPGTANGTNDDDLNSDSEESQHSAQSVHSEKTLVEKLEILTNQGLIQVVKVFVDWLRTNTDIIVMCAQSSQSLWNRLSVLLNLLPDGSKMVEADLGLPADVAEMLNQCEQPGLVQALLLPEDVALRHLPALSAAHRRLDFTCRGSSLSPLQECVVRVCCIRSFGHFLTNLQGNVLHFNPEAGIFTSVSQSEQDNLLQQAKAQFRMAEEEARRNRLMRDMAQLRLQLEVSQLEGSLQQPKAQSSMSPYLVPDTAALCQHLGLIRQLAGSGCFIIIIPRAVIDGLDRLKKENIGARDGIRFLESEFRKGNRYIRCQKESGRSFERDKLKRQDIEAWYLYKMVDSCRQLTISQGNGDEDTAGMVTILTGHELEELCARSAAMKAAVQAAGSAGMELKNIVDFYRQWKEIG, from the exons ATGAGCGGACCGAGCCAGGACAGCGAGCCGGAGGCCAAGGTCCTGCTCATCAAGCGGCTGTACAG GGCTGTGGTCGAGTCTGTCCACAAACTGGATGTGATTATCGGCAGCAAGTCGTCCTACAGAGAGGTCTTCAAGCCGGAGAACATCAGCCTGCGCAACAA gCTGAGGGAGCTTTGTGTTAAGCTGATGTTTCTCCACCCCGTGGACTACGGCCGCAAGGCTGAGGAGCTGCTCTGGAGGAAGGTTTACTACGAGGTCATCCAGGTTATCAAGAcaaacaagaag CACATCCACAGTCGCAGTGCTCTGGAATGTGCCTACAGAACCCACCTGATCGCCGGCGTGGGCTTCTACCAACACCTGCTGCTCTACATCCAGTCACATTaccagctggagctgcaggactGCATCGACTGGACCCACGTCACGGATCCACTCATCG GTCGGAAGAAACCGGTGTCTGCCACTCCCAAGGAGATGGAGTGGGCGCAGATGGCCTGCCATCGCTGCCTGGTCTACCTGGGAGATCTGG CCCGGTACCAGAACGAACTCGCCGGGGTGGAAGCTGAGCAGTTGGCCGAGCGGTTTTACCATCAGGCCCTGTCAGTGATGCCACACGTAG GAATGCCTTTTAACCAACTGGGCACACTGGCTGGGAGCAAGTTCTACAATGTTGAAGCAACCTACTACTACCTGCGCTG TATCCAGTCAGACGCGCCATTCGACGGCGCTTACGGCAACCTGAAGCGCCTGTTTGACAAAGCTGCCAAGATGTACCACCAGGTAAAGAAGCAGGAGATGAAGAAGCTGTCTCCGTCTCGGCAAAG ATCCAAAGATATAAAGCGGCTGCTGGTGAGCTTCATGTACCTGCAGAGCCTCCTGCAGCCCAAGAACAG TCTGATGGAGATGGAGCTGACGTCGCTCTGCCAGTCGGTGCTGGAGGATTTCAACCTGGTGCTTTTCTACCTGCCGCCCCCGACCCACGGAGGAGCTCACCCCGGCCCCagcgaggaggacgaggagcagCACCAGCACCCGCAGCACTCCGACAGCTCCTGCACCGTCCTGCCCGACAACCTCATCTTCAAGATGGTGGTCACGTGTCTGATGGTGGTGCACAGCCTTAAGAGGGGAG GATCAAAGCAGTACAGCGCTTCCATCGCTTTCACTCTGGCCCTGTTCTCCCACCTGGTGAACCACGTCAACATCCGGCTGCAGGCCGAGCTGGAGGAAGGGGAGAGCCAGGTGCCTCCGCTCCACACTGACGCCGCAG ATGATTTGGAGATGAAGGATCCGTCGGCTCAGCCGACAGACATCCCCGAGGAAAGGCCGTTGCAGAACGGCTCGCTGGAGCAGGACGACGAGGACAAAGGCGTCGATGGCTGCGTCCGCCTCGCCGGCAAGAAGCAGAGCAACGAGGAAGAACGGAGCAAGGCGGAGGAGGAGAAGCAGAGGCAGAAGAAGAAGTTCACCCGCCTTTCTCGACTCCGCCGCCGGCGCTGCGCTCGTAAAGACGGCGGCGGGGAGGACGACAGCGACCTGAGCGAAGGCTTCGAGAGCGAAGAGGATGAGGACAACGACGAAGAAAGACGGAGCCGTGCTGATTCAGCAGTGGAAACGGAAACGACGACGCCGACGACAACAACGCTCAACCCCTCATCCGTCAAGAAGGAGGCGAAGAGAGAGGCGGTGGGCGAGGAGGGCAGCTGGGGGAGTGGctcggaggaggagggaggaacgGCCTTCGACGTGGAGACGGACTCGGACATGAACAGCCAGGAGTCCCGCTCCGACCTGGAGGACATCGAGGACACGGACAACGCAGAGGCCTCCGAGGCTCCGGCCCGGGAGCAgcccgaggaggaggaggaggaggaagaggagcaggccaaggaggaggaggtgagggAGGAGGAGCCGCCCCCGGCCGCCAACGGGCCCCTGCTGCCGGCCGACTCCAGCATCAGCAGCAACCTGCAGGCCATGTCCTCGCAGCTCTTCCAGGCCAAGCGCTGCTTCCGCCTGGCGCCCACGTTCAGCAACATGCTGCTGAAGCCGCCCGCCTCCCCGTCCCCGgggacccccacccccaccgAGACCTCTGCCCCCCCCTCCCAGGAGACCCCCCCTCCTCCCGGGGAGTCGCCCCGCGACATCACCCCTGGTACTGCCAACGGAACCAACGACGATG ACTTGAACTCTGATTCAGAAGAGAGTCAACACAGCGCTCAGTCGGTCCATAGTGAGAAAACGCTGGTGGAGAAGCTGGAGATCCTGACCAACCAGGGCCTGATCCAGGTGGTGAAGGTGTTCGTCGACTGGCTCCGGACCAACACGGACATCATCGTCATGTGTGCGCAG AGCTCTCAAAGCTTGTGGAACCGTCTGTCTGTCCTGCTCAACCTGCTACCGGACGGCAGCAAGATGGTGGAGGCCG ATCTGGGTCTCCCCGCCGACGTGGCGGAGATGCTGAACCAGTGTGAGCAGCCCGGTTTGGTCCaggcgctgctgctgccggaGGACGTGGCTCTGAGACACCTGCCGGCTCTCAGCGCCGCTCACCGCCGCCTCGACTTCACGTGCCGCGGCTCCTCGCTCAGTCCCCTGCAGGAG TGTGTGGTGCGAGTGTGTTGCATCCGGAGTTTTGGCCACTTCCTCACGAATCTGCAGGGAAACGTGCTGCACTTCAACCCCGAGGCGGGAATCTTCACCAGCGTGAGCCAGTCGGAGCAGGACAACCTGCTGCAACAGGCCAAGGCCCAGTTCCGCATG GCTGAAGAGGAGGCTCGTCGAAATCGGTTGATGAGGGACATGGCTCAGCTCCGACTGCAG TTGGAGGTGTCGCAGCTGGAGGGCAGCCTGCAGCAGCCCAAGGCCCAGTCGTCCATGTCTCCCTACCTGGTCCCAGACACGGCTGCTCTCTGCCAACATCTGGGTCTGATCCGGCAGCTGGCTGGGAGCGGctgcttcatcatcatcatcccgcGGGCAG TGATTGATGGACTCGACAGGCTGAAGAAGGAAAATATCGGTGCGAGAGACGGCATCCGCTTTCTGGAGTCTGAATTTCGTAAAGGCAACAG GTACATTCGCTGCCAGAAGGAATCAGGTCGCAGTTTTGAGAGAGATAAACTAAAGCGCCAGGACATCGAGGCCTG GTACTTGTACAAGATGGTGGACAGTTGTCGTCAGCTCACCATCTCCCAAGGCAACGGGGACGAAGACACGGCCGGCATGGTGACCATCCTGACGGGCCACGAGCTGGAAGAGCTGTGCGCCCGGTCGGCGGCCATGAAG